From one Culex quinquefasciatus strain JHB chromosome 3, VPISU_Cqui_1.0_pri_paternal, whole genome shotgun sequence genomic stretch:
- the LOC6044066 gene encoding vacuolar protein sorting-associated protein VTA1 homolog — translation MAANFPEVPATLKPIAHYLKTAQEHDARDAIVSYWCRLYALQVGLKINSQGMEERKFLIQVMDWLETTKKAHTENESITNEVAAQAYLENYALKLFLYADKQDRASNFGKNVVKAFYTAGMIYDVLQTFGELTEEVTQNRKYAKWKASYIHNCLKNGETPVPGPMQSAEDEELDNELQNLVPGPSNPAPDQPPAPGPSQQQPPYPPMGFNSFPSPGQPQLPFSGPPSGPTNFVTNDPFSNVKAPTPPSEPEKPPGGWQPYTGPAGGGVAPAAAPVATGAGVTLTPDQITKAQKYCKWAGSALNYEDTKTAIDNLQKALRLLQTGQDG, via the exons ATGGCCGCCAACTTTCCGGAGGTTCCGGCCACGCTAAAGCCCATTGCGCACTATTTGAAGACGGCGCAGGAACACGACGCCCGCGATGCCATCGTCAGCTACTGGTG TCGATTGTACGCCCTCCAGGTGGGACTTAAAATCAACAGCCAGGGTATGGAGGAACGAAAGTTCCTTATTCAGGTGATGGACTGGTTGGAGACGACGAAGAAGGCCCACACGGAGAACGAATCTATCACGAATGAGGTGGCCGCGCAAGCTTATCTGGAGAATTACGCGTTGAAGTTGTTTTTGTACGCGGACAAACAGGACCGGGCCAGCAATTTCGGGAAGAATGTCGTGAAGGCATTCTACACGGCCGGAATGATCTACGACGTACTGCAAACGTTCGGCGAACTGACCGAGGAGGTGACCCAGAATCGAAAGTACGCCAAGTGGAAGGCCTCCTACATCCACAACTGCTTGAAGAATGGCGAAACTCCGGTACCTGGACCGATGCAGTCCGCAGAGGACGAAGAGTTGGACAACGAGTTGCAGAATCTGGTACCGGGACCAAGCAACCCAGCACCGGACCAACCGCCTGCCCCAGGGCCAAGTCAGCAGCAACCGCCGTATCCACCGATGGGATTCAACAGCTTCCCGTCGCCGGGGCAGCCACAGCTACCTTTTTCTGGCCCACCCTCCGGTCCCACCAACTTCGTTACGAACGACCCCTTTAGCAACGTGAAGGCACCGACGCCGCCGAGCGAACCGGAGAAACCACCCGGCGGATGGCAACCGTACACGGGACCAGCCGGAGGAGGTGTCGCTCCGGCGGCCGCACCCGTTGCGACCGGTGCCGGTGTGACCCTTACGCCCGACCAGATTACCAAGGCCCAGAAGTACTGCAAGTGGGCGGGGAGTGCGCTTAACTACGAGGACACCAAAACGGCGATTGACAACCTGCAGAAGGCGCTGCGGCTGCTGCAAACCGGCCAAGATGGCTAA
- the LOC6044063 gene encoding chromatin assembly factor 1 subunit B codes for MKCQIPEISWHNRDPVLSVDIQPKQVGSSNNSSSADKIDFRRLASGGTDSHVLIWHMTQNAECGTISLDLAADLTRHQRAVNAVRWSPNGELLASGDDESVIFIWKQKGETEVVNILDTTNEQDKETWLTMKILRGHMEDVYDLCWSPNSMFLSSGSVDNTAMVWDVTKGKSQHIFSDHKGFVQGVAWDPKNQYLATLSTDRYFRVFDLQTKKVVTRNNKCGLPVPKGHALHGKTVRLYHDDTLQTFFRRLTFSPDGNLIVTPSGVAEIEGVPKPLNTTYVYTRNSLKQPAMTLPSPDQYTVAVRFCPLYFKLRPHADDKPPVIPLPYRMIFAVATKSSVYLYDTQQKTPFALISNIHYTRLTDISWSSDGKILIVSSTDGFCSLISFNDGELGEVHELEVEILVEKEKTPTKKATAGRKKSKDGKDDEKEKVAPTKLEPVAEEKPAAQPIAFRRKPKQDDSEVKPKEVEKPAAQPIAFRRKPKEPEAEPAAAEEPKEEESRKRARSNSAENADNPAEAKPIAIRRIALESGDAKTGIIVKEIPPIKSSDEKIVQPAKEIIIEAEKIISSEEKFESPSKKNRPVTPIAVRRHPRTPDVTPSTDGQPTAPSDGTPKTAPKKAATPIAFRRQPRSTSAIAKPEEDDAVDTWPIDQPKPASKVVSNGSPAECDQTEDIKLVISDDDDEEVVEVAGKDGEAKGATATTPITPRRVEFRTLSTPKSKKKLL; via the exons ATGAAGTGCCAAATTccggagatatcgtggcacaaCCGCGACCCGGTGCTGAGCGTCGACATCCAGCCAAAGCAGGtgggcagcagcaacaacagcagcagcgccGACAAGATCGATTTCCGTCGGCTGGCATCCGGTGGAACCGATTCCCATGTTTTG ATTTGGCACATGACACAGAACGCCGAGTGCGGCACGATTTCGCTCGATTTGGCCGCCGACCTGACCCGACACCAGCGCGCCGTGAATGCGGTCCGGTGGTCTCCGAACGGGGAGCTGCTGGCGTCCGGCGACGACGAGAGCGTCATCTTCATCTGGAAGCAGAAGGGCGAAACGGAGGTGGTTAACATTTTGG ACACTACGAACGAGCAGGACAAGGAGACGTGGCTGACGATGAAGATCCTGCGGGGTCACATGGAGGACGTGTACGATCTGTGCTGGTCGCCGAACTCGATGTTCCTGAGCAGTGGTTCCGTGGACAATACGGCAATGGTTTGGGATGTGACCAAGGGCAAATCGCAGCACATCTTCTCCGACCACAAGGGCTTCGTCCAGGGTGTGGCCTGGGATCCGAAAAATCAGTATCTGGCAACGTTGAGTACGGATCGGTACTTTCGGGTGTTTGACCTGCAGACGAAGAAGGTCGTCACGAGGAACAACAAGTGCGGGCTGCCGGTTCCGAAGGGGCACGCGCTGCACGGGAAAACGGTCCGGCTGTACCACGACGATACGCTGCAGACGTTCTTCCGCCGGTTGACGTTCAGTCCGGACGGGAACCTGATCGTGACGCCCTCCGGGGTGGCGGAGATTGAGGGCGTGCCGAAGCCGTTGAACACGACGTATGTCTACACGAGAAACTCGTTGAAGCA ACCCGCCATGACGCTGCCCTCCCCGGACCAGTACACGGTCGCGGTTCGATTTTGCCCGTTGTACTTCAAGCTGCGCCCGCACGCCGATGACAAACCGCCGGTCATTCCGCTGCCCTACCGCATGATCTTCGCCGTGGCCACCAAGAGTTCCGTCTACCTGTACGACACCCAGCAAAAGACGCCCTTTGCGTTGATCTCCAACATCCACTACACCCGGCTGACGGACATTTCCTGGTCCAGCGACGGCAAGATTTTGATCGTTTCCTCGACGGACGGATTCTGCTCGTTGATTTCGTTCAACGACGGCGAGTTGGGCGAAGTTCACGAGCTCGAGGTGGAGATTTTGGTGGAGAAGGAGAAAACTCCGACGAAGAAGGCGACTGCCGGGAGGAAGAAGTCCAAGGACGGAAAGGATGACGAAAAGGAGAAGGTTGCTCCGACCAAGTTGGAACCGGTGGCGGAGGAGAAGCCTGCAGCGCAACCGATTGCGTTCCGCAGAAAGCCAAAGCAGGACGATTCGGAGGTGAAACCCAAAGAGGTCGAGAAGCCTGCAGCGCAGCCGATTGCTTTCCGAAGGAAGCCAAAGGAACCGGAAGCCGAACCAGCTGCAGCTGAAGAACCTAAAGAAGAAGAGTCTCGAAAGCGTGCCCGGTCCAACAGTGCCGAAAACGCGGACAACCCCGCCGAAGCAAAGCCCATCGCGATTCGTCGCATCGCGCTGGAATCGGGTGACGCCAAGACCGGCATCATCGTCAAGGAAATCCCCCCGATAAAATCCTCCGACGAGAAAATCGTCCAACCAGCCAAGGAAATCATCATCGAAGCGGAAAAGATCATCAGCAGCGAGGAAAAGTTCGAAAGCCCCTCCAAAAAGAACCGCCCCGTCACGCCAATCGCCGTCCGACGCCACCCTCGCACCCCAGACGTAACCCCATCAACCGACGGCCAACCCACAGCCCCTTCCGACGGAACGCCCAAAACGGCCCCCAAAAAGGCGGCCACTCCAATCGCGTTCCGAAGACAACCGCGCTCTACGTCCGCCATCGCAAAACCCGAGGAGGACGACGCCGTCGACACGTGGCCAATCGATCAGCCCAAGCCGGCCTCCAAGGTGGTCAGCAATGGGTCGCCGGCCGAGTGTGACCAGACCGAGGATATCAAGCTGGTCATTTCGGACGATGACGATGAGGAAGTCGTGGAGGTCGCGGGTAAGGACGGGGAAGCGAAGGGTGCGACGGCTACGACGCCGATCACGCCACGGCGGGTCGAGTTTAGGACACTTTCGACGCCCAAATCGAAGAAGAAGCTGCTGTAG